One region of Lebetimonas natsushimae genomic DNA includes:
- a CDS encoding ATP-dependent helicase produces the protein MHFLDELNDAQKEAATHIDGALLILAGAGSGKTKTLTSRLAYLLSLGIDPANTLTLTFTNKAAAEMRERALRMVGDVIHPPLLVTFHKFGLMFLRLYIHLLNRNNNFVIIDTDDQKKIIKSISTDLPANFISKEISRYKNSFLNPDEVYTLANDTTYKKLAHIYDKYQQYLLDNNLVDFDDLLLLPYEILHNNEDLCSETSDKYQYIMVDEYQDTNEIQLLLLKKLCKNHNNICVVGDDDQSIYGFRGANHKNILNFEKEFNAKVIKLQINYRSTNQILEAANNLISYNKQRYGKKLVSARGDGEAVEIISSYNEIAEGEEITKRIKKLIENGVSPKEIAVLYRINALSRSIEDALRSYGITYKLVGGMKFYEREEIKDLISYLRLIVNPNDEYSFKRIVNKPKRGIGKATILKLETAKGDKSYIEFIKEDNLDFLSKKAAKTLKEFASFIELLSKQNIDEIPEILEEVIDFSNSYKDEDKKRNVEEFYGTMREKKDLNVREFLNELSLESDQDKITDEMINVMTIHASKGLEFDYIFVIGMEEGFFPLNDADIEEERRLAYVAFTRARKKLTLSFTQSRYVRGTRSHVQKSRFLTEAGLIRGERVNLKESSSMKNGTLVKHKIFGTGRIIGINKAGNKTKLKIDFGGSVREILSDFVEKA, from the coding sequence TTGCATTTTTTAGATGAACTCAATGACGCCCAAAAAGAAGCAGCAACCCATATTGACGGAGCATTGTTAATACTTGCGGGAGCCGGAAGCGGAAAAACCAAAACTTTAACCAGCAGACTTGCTTATCTCCTATCTCTTGGGATTGACCCTGCAAATACATTAACCCTTACCTTTACAAACAAAGCTGCCGCCGAAATGAGAGAAAGAGCACTGAGAATGGTGGGAGACGTTATTCATCCCCCTTTGCTTGTTACTTTTCATAAATTTGGACTTATGTTTTTAAGATTATATATTCATTTATTAAATAGAAATAATAATTTTGTAATAATTGACACTGACGACCAGAAAAAAATAATAAAATCAATTTCAACCGACCTTCCCGCAAATTTTATAAGCAAGGAAATCAGCAGATATAAAAATTCTTTCCTAAATCCAGATGAAGTTTACACCCTTGCAAATGACACCACTTATAAAAAACTTGCCCACATATATGATAAATACCAACAGTATCTGCTCGATAACAATTTGGTTGATTTTGACGATTTACTGCTTTTACCTTATGAAATACTGCATAATAATGAAGATTTATGTTCTGAAACATCAGATAAATACCAATATATAATGGTAGATGAATATCAGGACACCAATGAAATTCAGCTTCTTTTATTAAAAAAATTATGTAAAAACCATAATAATATCTGCGTAGTGGGTGATGATGACCAGTCAATTTACGGATTCAGGGGGGCAAATCATAAAAATATTTTAAATTTTGAAAAAGAATTTAATGCCAAAGTTATAAAACTTCAGATTAATTACCGCTCAACAAATCAAATTCTAGAAGCTGCAAACAATCTTATCAGCTATAATAAGCAAAGATACGGGAAAAAACTGGTTTCAGCCCGGGGTGATGGTGAAGCTGTTGAAATTATTTCAAGCTATAATGAAATAGCCGAAGGCGAAGAAATTACCAAAAGAATTAAAAAATTAATAGAAAACGGTGTATCGCCTAAAGAAATAGCGGTACTTTATAGAATTAACGCACTCTCACGCTCAATTGAAGACGCCCTAAGAAGTTACGGAATAACTTATAAACTCGTAGGAGGCATGAAATTTTACGAAAGGGAAGAAATAAAAGATTTGATAAGTTATCTGAGACTCATAGTAAATCCGAATGACGAATATTCTTTCAAAAGAATAGTAAACAAACCAAAAAGAGGTATAGGAAAAGCCACCATTTTAAAACTAGAAACTGCTAAAGGCGACAAAAGCTATATTGAATTTATTAAAGAAGACAATTTAGATTTTTTGAGCAAAAAAGCGGCTAAAACCCTAAAAGAATTCGCATCTTTTATAGAACTTCTTTCAAAACAGAATATTGATGAAATTCCTGAAATTTTAGAAGAAGTTATAGATTTTAGCAATTCATATAAAGATGAAGATAAAAAAAGAAACGTTGAAGAATTTTATGGAACTATGAGAGAAAAAAAAGATTTAAACGTCAGGGAATTTTTAAATGAACTCTCCCTTGAAAGCGACCAGGATAAAATTACAGATGAAATGATTAATGTTATGACAATTCACGCAAGCAAAGGACTTGAATTTGATTATATTTTTGTAATCGGAATGGAAGAGGGATTTTTTCCTTTAAATGATGCGGATATAGAAGAAGAAAGACGCCTCGCATATGTGGCATTTACAAGAGCCAGAAAAAAACTCACTCTTTCATTTACCCAAAGCAGATACGTAAGGGGGACACGCTCACACGTTCAAAAAAGCAGATTCCTTACAGAAGCAGGACTTATCAGAGGTGAGAGGGTCAATTTAAAAGAAAGTTCATCTATGAAAAACGGGACTCTTGTTAAACATAAGATATTTGGGACAGGCAGAATTATTGGAATAAATAAAGCTGGCAATAAAACCAAACTTAAAATTGATTTTGGAGGAAGCGTCAGGGAAATATTAAGTGATTTTGTAGAAAAAGCATAA
- a CDS encoding LysR family transcriptional regulator encodes MSIKYLDKIYTFLIIYKESSFSKASKVLGISQPAVTQQIRILEDYLGVSLFERKKSGVILTKEGQEFLKYAKEFEKFLTNFEKKIKEFKNVDTPFLIGASPTVGNYNLPECIKYFQSLINKDINLIIKSNYELLEDVEKKVLDMAFVTKKKKNSLHYEEWIEDELVVFSNRPLPEKINLEELKNYKMICREPNSSTREFIKKIFEAQEFECDTLNIISVVHNSTALKYTVLNSHDQVVSIISKSVIKEELRNKKLFAAKIRGMNLKRKTYIAYKEKSKEIDAILNFIRQ; translated from the coding sequence ATGAGTATAAAATATCTTGATAAAATATATACTTTTTTAATTATTTATAAAGAATCGTCTTTTTCAAAAGCAAGTAAGGTTTTAGGAATTTCCCAGCCGGCTGTTACACAGCAGATTAGAATTTTGGAAGATTATCTGGGGGTGAGTCTTTTTGAGAGAAAAAAATCAGGGGTTATTCTGACAAAAGAAGGTCAGGAGTTTTTAAAATATGCAAAAGAATTTGAAAAGTTTTTAACTAATTTTGAAAAAAAAATAAAAGAATTTAAAAATGTGGATACCCCTTTTTTGATCGGGGCTTCTCCTACAGTCGGAAATTACAATCTGCCGGAATGTATCAAATATTTTCAATCTTTAATAAATAAAGATATTAATTTAATTATTAAAAGCAATTATGAATTACTGGAAGATGTAGAAAAAAAAGTCCTTGATATGGCTTTTGTAACTAAAAAAAAGAAAAATTCACTACATTATGAAGAATGGATTGAGGATGAACTGGTTGTATTTTCAAACAGACCGTTACCTGAAAAAATAAATCTGGAAGAACTTAAAAATTATAAAATGATATGTCGGGAACCCAATTCTTCTACAAGGGAATTTATTAAAAAAATATTTGAAGCCCAGGAGTTTGAATGTGACACATTAAATATTATCAGTGTTGTCCATAATTCAACAGCCCTTAAATATACCGTTTTAAATTCACATGACCAGGTAGTGTCTATAATTTCCAAATCTGTAATAAAAGAAGAACTTAGAAACAAAAAACTTTTTGCAGCTAAAATCAGAGGTATGAATTTAAAAAGAAAAACGTATATTGCATATAAAGAAAAATCAAAAGAAATAGATGCAATACTTAATTTTATTCGTCAATAA
- a CDS encoding aminotransferase class IV, which yields MEFIETVLVKNGKIQNLEYHLKRMKKTLKHFFKNEKLKVKTEKLNFDNTDNARVRITYSYDGIRNIEVFPLKERKFKKFKIVKIGFDYSFKYKNRKKFSILHSTFSINFDEFILVKNNLITDTTISNLAFFTGKEWITPKYPLLKGTKRQELLDKRFLKEENIHVYDLPYFKKMAMINAIIGFQEISEFDIIR from the coding sequence ATGGAATTTATAGAAACAGTTTTAGTAAAAAACGGAAAAATTCAAAACTTAGAATATCATTTAAAAAGAATGAAAAAAACACTTAAACATTTTTTTAAGAATGAAAAGTTAAAAGTTAAAACTGAAAAGTTAAATTTTGATAATACTGATAATGCAAGGGTTCGAATTACATATTCTTATGACGGTATCAGAAATATTGAAGTTTTTCCCCTCAAAGAAAGAAAATTTAAGAAATTTAAAATTGTAAAAATTGGTTTTGATTATTCATTTAAATATAAAAACAGGAAAAAATTTTCCATTCTCCATTCTACATTCTCCATTAATTTTGATGAATTTATTTTAGTAAAAAACAATTTAATTACAGATACCACTATTTCAAATCTTGCATTTTTTACTGGCAAAGAATGGATAACTCCAAAATATCCACTACTAAAAGGTACTAAACGCCAGGAATTGCTTGATAAGAGATTTTTAAAAGAAGAAAATATTCATGTTTATGATCTGCCCTATTTTAAAAAAATGGCAATGATTAATGCAATAATCGGATTTCAAGAGATAAGCGAATTTGATATAATTAGATAA
- a CDS encoding M3 family oligoendopeptidase: protein MNWDLSALFSSINEAEEFLKNAKFKAVEFEKKYKNRLYTLSAGEFIEAVKEYEDILENIGRSLTYIYLIFATDTSKGSFLAKFQQIATEAEEHLVFFELEFIHLPIDKQQKFIDNAGVYKYYLIHLQEESYYKLSEKEEKILMKKDLTSSSAFSRLFDEHLSQLKFFFDGVYLSEEEILSKLYSSDRNERKKAQISLTLGLKPHQHILTYIYNQIKKDWKIEYVDIRGYENVEAPRHLSNHVSKKSVDALINTVNENTWIVEKYYNIKKELLGLEKLYDYDRYAPLNIEEKEITFEEAKELVLSSFKDFSPTFYEIAKKAFDEKWIDVYPKEGKRGGAFSHSATPKAHPYVLLNFTNQRRDVFTLAHELGHAIHQYLAREVGYLNQDTPLTTAETASIFAEMLLFEKIKNSLPKDELIGVYASKLEDIFATLFRQVVFTNFERKVHSEEELTPEKYNQIWMEENQKMFGSSVILTKNYEIWWSYIPHFIHSPFYCYAYSYAQLLVLTLFKLYKEGFENFEEKYIKFLSQGGSTPPKKQLEIFNLNIEDENFWQMGMDFVKEMLNDFQRLTDDN from the coding sequence ATGAACTGGGACTTAAGCGCACTTTTTAGTTCAATCAATGAAGCTGAAGAATTTTTAAAAAATGCAAAATTTAAAGCAGTGGAATTTGAAAAAAAATATAAAAACAGACTATACACATTATCAGCCGGGGAATTTATTGAAGCGGTAAAAGAATATGAAGATATTTTAGAAAATATAGGAAGAAGTTTAACTTATATATATTTAATTTTTGCAACTGATACAAGTAAAGGTAGTTTTTTAGCAAAATTTCAGCAAATTGCAACAGAAGCGGAAGAGCATTTAGTATTTTTCGAACTTGAATTTATTCACCTGCCAATAGATAAACAGCAAAAATTTATTGACAATGCTGGGGTTTATAAATATTATCTAATTCACCTCCAGGAAGAGAGTTATTATAAACTCAGTGAAAAAGAAGAGAAAATATTAATGAAAAAAGATCTGACAAGTTCTTCTGCGTTTTCCAGACTTTTTGACGAACACTTAAGCCAACTTAAATTCTTTTTTGATGGAGTTTATTTAAGCGAAGAGGAGATTTTAAGCAAATTATATTCATCCGATAGGAATGAAAGAAAAAAAGCACAAATCAGCCTGACCCTGGGATTAAAACCTCATCAGCATATTTTAACCTATATTTATAATCAGATTAAAAAAGACTGGAAAATAGAATATGTGGATATTAGAGGATATGAAAATGTTGAAGCCCCGAGACATTTAAGTAACCATGTTTCAAAAAAAAGTGTTGATGCCCTAATTAATACAGTAAACGAAAATACATGGATAGTAGAAAAATATTACAATATTAAAAAAGAACTATTAGGGCTTGAAAAATTGTATGATTATGACAGATATGCCCCACTTAATATAGAAGAAAAAGAGATAACCTTTGAAGAGGCAAAAGAACTGGTATTAAGTTCGTTTAAAGATTTTTCACCTACTTTTTATGAAATAGCAAAAAAAGCGTTTGATGAAAAATGGATTGATGTATATCCGAAAGAAGGCAAAAGAGGCGGAGCGTTTTCACACTCAGCCACACCAAAAGCACATCCTTATGTCTTGCTTAATTTCACAAACCAAAGGAGAGATGTTTTTACACTTGCCCACGAACTTGGACATGCCATTCATCAATATCTGGCAAGAGAAGTAGGATATTTAAATCAGGACACTCCCCTTACGACAGCTGAAACTGCAAGTATTTTTGCAGAAATGCTCCTGTTTGAAAAAATAAAAAATTCACTTCCTAAAGATGAATTAATAGGAGTTTATGCAAGTAAATTAGAAGATATTTTTGCAACACTGTTTAGACAGGTTGTATTTACAAATTTTGAAAGAAAAGTACACTCTGAAGAAGAATTAACTCCTGAGAAATATAATCAAATCTGGATGGAAGAAAATCAGAAAATGTTCGGTAGCAGTGTGATACTTACAAAAAATTATGAAATCTGGTGGAGTTATATTCCTCATTTTATCCATTCTCCGTTTTATTGCTATGCATATTCCTATGCACAGCTGTTAGTTTTGACACTGTTTAAATTATACAAAGAAGGATTTGAAAATTTTGAAGAAAAATATATTAAATTTCTCTCTCAGGGTGGAAGCACTCCTCCTAAAAAACAGCTTGAAATATTCAATTTAAACATTGAAGACGAAAATTTCTGGCAAATGGGTATGGATTTTGTAAAAGAAATGCTAAATGATTTTCAAAGGCTAACAGATGATAATTGA
- the glnA gene encoding type I glutamate--ammonia ligase — protein sequence MKIAEFLKECRESEIEFIDFRFTDIKGTWHHVTYDIDSIDEDTFKNGLPFDGSSIPAWQPINESDMILMPDLEVGTHFIDPFTADPTMVVFCDVLNTDYTPYEKCPRSIAKQAQKHLEESGIADTAFFGAENEFFVFENVKIRDQINSQCYWVDTPEGEWNADNIEDYEYNTGHRPGTKGGYFPVPPVDSMMDLRAEMVKVLKEVGLETFVVHHEVAQGQGEIGVKFGTLVEAADNVQKLKYVVKMVAHLNGKTATFMPKPLYGDNGNGMHTHQSLWKDGKNLFYKKGEYGNLSDIARWYIGGIFHHAHAVAALTNASTNSYKRLIPGFEAPSILTFSSRNRSASCRIPFGSGEKSTRIEMRFPDSSANPYLAFAAMLMAGLDGIKNKYEPVGPMDIDLFELTLDEIREKGIKQLPHTLREALEALIADHEFLKPVFTEDFIQTYQHYKFETQVWPDEARPTAYEFKSTYSC from the coding sequence ATGAAAATAGCTGAATTTTTAAAAGAGTGTAGAGAAAGTGAAATAGAATTTATTGATTTCAGATTTACAGATATTAAAGGTACATGGCATCACGTAACTTATGATATTGATTCAATAGACGAAGATACATTTAAAAACGGGTTACCGTTTGACGGTAGTTCAATTCCGGCATGGCAGCCTATTAACGAATCAGATATGATATTAATGCCTGACCTGGAGGTAGGAACTCATTTTATTGACCCATTTACAGCAGACCCAACAATGGTAGTATTTTGCGATGTTTTAAATACAGATTATACTCCATATGAAAAATGTCCTAGAAGTATTGCAAAGCAGGCTCAAAAACATCTTGAAGAAAGCGGTATTGCGGATACTGCATTTTTTGGAGCTGAAAATGAATTTTTTGTATTTGAGAATGTAAAAATAAGAGACCAAATCAATTCTCAATGCTATTGGGTAGATACACCTGAGGGTGAATGGAATGCTGATAATATTGAAGATTATGAATACAATACAGGACATAGACCTGGAACAAAAGGTGGATATTTTCCAGTACCTCCGGTTGATTCTATGATGGATTTAAGAGCTGAAATGGTTAAAGTTTTAAAAGAAGTGGGACTTGAAACATTTGTGGTTCACCATGAAGTTGCACAAGGTCAAGGTGAAATTGGTGTTAAATTTGGAACTCTTGTGGAAGCGGCTGATAATGTTCAAAAATTAAAATATGTTGTAAAAATGGTAGCCCATTTAAACGGAAAAACTGCAACATTTATGCCAAAACCGCTTTACGGAGATAATGGAAACGGAATGCATACTCACCAGTCTTTATGGAAAGACGGTAAAAATTTATTCTATAAAAAGGGAGAATACGGCAATTTAAGCGATATTGCAAGATGGTATATAGGAGGAATTTTCCATCATGCACATGCAGTAGCAGCACTTACAAACGCATCAACAAACTCATATAAAAGATTAATCCCAGGATTTGAAGCACCGTCAATTTTAACTTTTTCTTCAAGAAACAGAAGTGCAAGCTGTAGAATTCCTTTTGGATCTGGTGAAAAATCAACAAGAATTGAAATGAGATTTCCTGACAGTTCTGCAAATCCTTATTTGGCATTTGCAGCAATGCTTATGGCGGGGCTTGACGGAATTAAAAATAAATATGAACCTGTTGGACCAATGGATATAGACTTATTTGAATTAACACTTGATGAAATCAGAGAAAAAGGAATCAAACAATTGCCTCATACTTTAAGAGAAGCACTTGAAGCATTAATTGCGGACCATGAATTCTTAAAACCGGTATTTACTGAAGATTTCATTCAAACTTATCAGCATTATAAATTTGAAACTCAAGTTTGGCCTGATGAAGCAAGACCTACTGCATACGAGTTTAAATCAACTTATTCTTGCTAA
- the truB gene encoding tRNA pseudouridine(55) synthase TruB translates to MDNGKLKMENNCNNMLFVAKKPMFISSNKFLNQLKRKYGIKKMGFSGTLDPFACGVLIIATGQYTKLFRFLKKTPKTYIATLMLGAYSPTLDIEKIEKIETIQKLEIQKIKEVLESFKGKQYQLPPKYSAKKINGVRAYQLMENKKKENEFLDKKIEIEIFDIELINYSHPFVTFKASVSEGTYIRTLGFDIAKKLGTAGSLTYLERVNEGKFFYECEKKLNPLEYLDLKENFYSNNINNLMLGKKLNINDFKITKTGRYFVRYDKFFAIIEIIDDEIKYILNRIELC, encoded by the coding sequence ATGGATAATGGAAAATTGAAAATGGAAAATAATTGTAATAATATGCTTTTTGTAGCTAAAAAACCAATGTTTATCAGTTCAAATAAATTTTTAAATCAGTTAAAAAGAAAATATGGTATCAAAAAAATGGGATTTTCAGGCACACTTGACCCGTTTGCCTGCGGTGTACTGATAATTGCAACCGGTCAATACACCAAACTATTCAGATTTTTAAAAAAAACTCCCAAAACTTATATTGCAACTTTGATGCTCGGAGCTTACTCCCCTACCCTTGATATAGAAAAAATTGAAAAAATTGAAACTATTCAAAAATTGGAAATCCAAAAAATAAAAGAAGTTTTAGAATCTTTTAAAGGGAAACAATACCAACTGCCGCCCAAATATTCCGCTAAAAAAATAAACGGCGTCAGGGCATATCAACTAATGGAAAATAAAAAAAAAGAAAATGAGTTTTTGGATAAAAAAATTGAAATAGAAATTTTTGATATAGAACTTATCAATTATTCTCATCCTTTTGTTACATTTAAAGCAAGTGTAAGTGAAGGGACTTATATAAGAACCCTTGGATTTGATATTGCTAAAAAATTAGGAACTGCCGGATCTTTGACATATCTTGAAAGAGTAAATGAAGGAAAATTTTTTTATGAATGTGAAAAAAAATTAAATCCGCTTGAATATCTGGATTTAAAAGAAAATTTTTATTCAAATAACATAAATAATCTAATGCTCGGTAAAAAATTAAACATTAATGATTTTAAAATCACAAAAACAGGCAGATATTTTGTAAGATATGATAAATTTTTTGCTATTATTGAAATTATTGATGACGAAATTAAATATATTTTAAACAGGATTGAATTATGTTAG
- a CDS encoding rhodanese-like domain-containing protein yields MKIGRILGLSLIAASFVFAHTFKLADTIKGAGPMVKEFNAECHYYEQFVNYITPDELKKWMDEDKDFTIVDVRSVDEMKGGEIDWPDYDEYPRGDVAIYAAMGGLKKDKVYVFVCATGHRAVLAGGELVKWFHFPKKNIYVLRGGINGWLNCGYPVVNKVTEFGGFKGLKKVGKVKEPVILDQF; encoded by the coding sequence ATGAAAATCGGAAGAATTTTAGGGTTGTCGCTAATAGCTGCTTCTTTTGTATTTGCACATACTTTTAAATTGGCAGATACTATAAAAGGTGCAGGCCCTATGGTTAAAGAATTTAATGCTGAGTGTCATTATTATGAACAGTTTGTAAATTACATTACTCCAGATGAGCTAAAAAAATGGATGGATGAAGATAAAGATTTTACTATTGTTGATGTAAGAAGTGTTGATGAAATGAAAGGCGGGGAAATAGACTGGCCTGATTATGACGAATATCCAAGAGGTGATGTGGCAATTTATGCTGCAATGGGTGGATTGAAAAAAGATAAGGTTTATGTTTTTGTATGTGCGACTGGGCACAGGGCGGTACTTGCCGGCGGTGAACTTGTTAAATGGTTTCATTTCCCTAAAAAAAACATATATGTATTAAGAGGCGGAATAAACGGATGGCTAAACTGTGGATATCCTGTTGTTAACAAAGTTACAGAATTCGGTGGATTTAAAGGTTTGAAAAAAGTTGGAAAAGTAAAAGAACCTGTTATTTTAGACCAATTCTAA
- a CDS encoding Crp/Fnr family transcriptional regulator gives MQNCRILLPNPEIEKYIKLNYFEKFPKRYLKKNEICFPCNDRILIVIKGKIKIVTYKNDKEITLYYLNKNNIAFCSEENIIKAKEESELYFIPIKECINYIDNINLYNLILKEITDKIKIERDLIHDLAFTTCSQRAINFLTTTAEKIGKKTAKGIEVKLNCSIDEFANFLGTTRQTLSTFINMLIKKNLLEKDHKTFIIKDIEGLKNFKF, from the coding sequence ATGCAAAACTGCAGAATATTGTTACCCAATCCGGAAATAGAAAAATATATAAAACTTAATTATTTTGAAAAATTTCCCAAAAGATATCTTAAAAAAAATGAAATATGTTTCCCTTGTAATGACAGAATTTTAATTGTTATAAAAGGTAAAATAAAAATTGTGACATACAAAAATGATAAAGAAATAACATTATATTATCTTAATAAAAACAATATTGCATTTTGCAGCGAAGAAAATATTATAAAAGCAAAAGAAGAAAGTGAATTATACTTCATACCAATCAAAGAATGCATCAATTATATAGACAATATTAATTTATATAATTTAATATTAAAAGAGATAACCGATAAAATCAAAATCGAAAGAGATTTGATTCATGATCTGGCTTTTACAACCTGTTCCCAAAGAGCTATCAATTTTCTAACAACCACTGCGGAAAAAATAGGAAAAAAAACAGCAAAAGGGATTGAAGTAAAATTAAACTGCTCAATAGACGAATTTGCAAACTTTTTGGGGACCACCAGACAGACTCTTTCTACTTTTATTAATATGCTTATAAAAAAGAATCTTCTGGAAAAAGATCACAAAACATTTATTATAAAAGATATAGAAGGTTTAAAAAACTTTAAATTTTAA
- the csrA gene encoding carbon storage regulator CsrA, protein MLVISRKINEKIKIGDNIEIVIVSIDKNQVKIGIEAPKNLTILRSELLENIKEENIKAAKQNIDIKEISKVFNEN, encoded by the coding sequence ATGTTAGTAATATCAAGAAAAATAAATGAAAAGATAAAAATCGGAGACAATATAGAAATTGTTATAGTCTCAATAGATAAAAACCAAGTTAAAATTGGAATAGAAGCCCCAAAAAATTTAACTATTTTAAGAAGCGAACTTCTTGAAAACATTAAAGAGGAAAATATAAAAGCAGCAAAACAGAATATCGATATAAAAGAAATTTCAAAGGTATTCAATGAAAATTAA
- a CDS encoding 4-(cytidine 5'-diphospho)-2-C-methyl-D-erythritol kinase, with protein sequence MKIKAFAKVNIFLKIVGHDGYYHLLKSRFMRVKNLYDEIEIKEAEKFNIVGDINCVLRDNTVFKAYVELTRAYPESKKWFIGKEIRIHKNIPEMAGLGGGSSDAAAFLLLVNKEANLNLSTKELMDIGKKIGSDVPFFLADTDVANVYGRGDIVEPVNEKALNLEVFTPPIECSTPLVYKTYKEQFFNPADTNFDKISTEELLKTKKPTELNDLLMPALTAYPELNRYKDFGFFSGSGSSFFRIP encoded by the coding sequence ATGAAAATTAAAGCATTTGCAAAAGTAAATATATTTTTAAAAATAGTAGGACATGATGGATATTATCACCTTTTGAAATCTCGCTTTATGAGGGTAAAAAACCTGTACGACGAAATAGAAATAAAAGAAGCCGAAAAATTTAACATTGTAGGGGATATTAACTGTGTTTTAAGAGACAATACCGTATTTAAAGCCTATGTAGAACTTACCAGGGCTTATCCGGAAAGTAAAAAATGGTTTATAGGCAAAGAGATCAGAATTCATAAAAACATACCTGAAATGGCGGGACTCGGTGGAGGCAGCAGTGATGCGGCGGCATTTTTACTTCTTGTTAATAAAGAGGCAAATTTAAACCTTTCAACCAAAGAATTAATGGACATCGGCAAAAAAATAGGAAGCGATGTTCCTTTCTTCTTAGCAGACACAGATGTTGCAAATGTTTACGGAAGAGGTGATATAGTGGAACCTGTTAATGAAAAAGCCTTGAATTTGGAAGTTTTTACCCCTCCGATTGAATGCTCAACCCCTCTTGTTTATAAAACTTATAAGGAACAGTTTTTTAACCCCGCCGATACTAATTTTGACAAAATTTCAACAGAAGAGTTATTAAAAACCAAAAAGCCGACTGAACTTAATGATTTATTAATGCCAGCTCTAACAGCTTATCCGGAGCTCAACAGATATAAAGATTTTGGATTTTTCAGCGGAAGCGGGAGCAGTTTTTTTAGAATTCCCTAA